From a single Brassica oleracea var. oleracea cultivar TO1000 chromosome C5, BOL, whole genome shotgun sequence genomic region:
- the LOC106293911 gene encoding F-box/kelch-repeat protein At3g04660-like — protein sequence MKRVKRSKNQDERIVNDPFTNLANDMIIEILMKLPPRSIARLHFASKESSSIILDKKFIQWYMTRSLTQPRYLISLHRGGYMQMQLFQSLSQDHPYNHNMVSYEMEPDVLYEFTPPVRGLICGRDFTKMIVGNPSTGQFVSLPRVKTRRQDILSVFGYDPVNDVYKVLCMTVVLKRSHMSRNGNAVSWEDIVSEEHQVITLGAKEKWRMIECEYPHRHNSGCKGIYKDGFMYYLATYQKKRSLMSFDLSSEEFNVTKLPEDQMLQQYGELVNHAGKVTIAYQAYNRNVDLWVLEDANKEVWSKKFVVPPLSIDFFGRFRDLVFMGILGTGEMIFASRSPPFFFVCFDPRSKKVREIAIHGMGGASRHNIQIFFDHVESCMVLPKVC from the coding sequence ATGAAAAGGGTAAAGAGGTCTAAGAATCAAGACGAAAGGATTGTAAACGATCCGTTTACGAACCTTGCTAATGACATGATCATAGAGATTCTCATGAAACTGCCGCCGAGATCCATAGCCAGGCTCCATTTCGCTTCTAAAGAATCGTCATCGATAATCCTTGACAAAAAGTTCATCCAGTGGTACATGACCCGATCTTTAACTCAGCCACGTTATCTTATCTCACTGCACCGTGGCGGATACATGCAGATGCAGCTCTTTCAATCCTTGTCTCAAGACCATCCGTATAATCATAACATGGTTAGTTATGAAATGGAACCCGATGTACTGTATGAATTTACTCCACCTGTTCGCGGCTTGATCTGCGGTCGGGACTTTACCAAGATGATTGTCGGAAACCCTAGTACGGGTCAGTTCGTATCGTTACCTAGAGTCAAAACGAGGAGGCAAGATATATTGTCTGTTTTTGGATATGATCCAGTTAATGATGTATACAAAGTGTTGTGCATGACGGTGGTACTTAAACGTAGTCACATGTCTCGTAATGGTAATGCTGTATCGTGGGAGGATATTGTGTCGGAGGAGCATCAAGTGATCACTCTAGGAGCTAAAGAAAAATGGAGAATGATCGAGTGTGAGTATCCACATCGTCATAACTCTGGATGTAAAGGGATATACAAGGATGGGTTCATGTATTATTTAGCTACTTACCAGAAAAAAAGATCTCTAATGAGCTTTGATCTGAGTTCTGAAGAGTTTAATGTTACTAAGCTACCTGAGGATCAGATGCTTCAACAGTATGGTGAGCTGGTGAATCACGCTGGAAAGGTAACCATAGCGTATCAGGCATATAACCGCAACGTTGACCTATGGGTTCTGGAAGATGCCAACAAAGAAGTATGGTCAAAAAAATTTGTGGTTCCTCCTCTGTCGATAGATTTTTTTGGAAGGTTTCGTGACCTCGTGTTCATGGGTATACTTGGTACTGGGGAGATGATATTCGCATCGCGCTCCCCTCCGTTCTTTTTTGTTTGTTTCGATCCCAGGTCAAAAAAGGTCAGAGAAATTGCGATTCATGGAATGGGAGGGGCCTCTCGTCATAATATCCAAATCTTTTTCGATCATGTAGAGAGTTGTATGGTTCTGCCAAAGGTATGTTAA
- the LOC106293148 gene encoding uncharacterized protein LOC106293148, with product MAMALPLGKLTVLIGAGLVGSVLAKDGSLPVVSSLVSGAFKIVFKQLKQEEPSKSRNDTALVAQVNSLRHELQLLASNRPITIVTTEGSGRKYGVIIIIGVIGYGYVWWKGWKLPDFMLATRRSLSDACDSVGNQIDGFYSSLSDTKRELGSEFDRMDCTLDESSVIIKQTGRQVTELRDGTANMKDEVRSVFEAVETLASKVCRIEGNQDLTLKGVGALHAQCLEHKRIQDSNQALLSTSSLPAIEAASLTHSSSEETLLLPPASPRESQSSPSTPNGAQQSHGPLQHTQSISGLKDITESSSTGNGISGQLGRFSVPRTVRTISAVNTVPTN from the exons ATGGCTATGGCTCTTCCGCTCGGGAAACTAACCGTCCTCATCGGTGCAG GGCTTGTTGGGTCTGTGCTTGCTAAAGACGGGAGCTTACCAGTTGTCTCGAGCCTGGTCTCTGGTGCTTTTAAG ATTGTATTCAAGCAACTGAAACAAGAGGAACCTAGCAAGTCTCGGAATGATACGGCACTTGTAGCTCAG GTTAACAGTCTTCGGCATGAACTGCAGCTGCTGGCTTCAAACAGGCCTATCACTATTGTTACCACAGAAGGATCAG GCAGAAAGTATGGTGTCATCATTATCATTGGGGTGATAGGCTATGGATATGTGTGGTGGAAG GGATGGAAGCTTCCAGATTTTATGCTTGCGACAAGGCGCAGCTTATCAGATGCTTGTGATAGTGTTGGCAACCAGATCGATGGTTTTTACTCATCTCTCTCG GATACAAAACGGGAGCTAGGTTCAGAATTTGACAGGATGGATTGTACTTTGGATGAAAGTTCAGTAATTATTAAACAAACAGGAAGACAA GTGACTGAGTTACGGGATGGAACAGCAAATATGAAGGATGAAGTTAGGTCTGTTTTCGAGGCTGTTGAAACTCTG GCCAGCAAAGTCTGTCGCATTGAGGGAAATCAG GATCTCACGCTTAAAGGAGTTGGAGCTCTGCATGCTCAGTGTCTCGAGCACAAAAGAATTCAAGATTCTAATCAG GCGTTGCTATCAACTTCATCATTGCCAGCTATTGAGGCAGCTTCTTTGACACATTCGTCCAGT GAGGAGACTCTATTATTGCCTCCTGCTTCACCCCGTGAATCCCAATCATCACCTTCAACCCCTAATGGAGCTCAACAG TCACATGGTCCACTTCAGCACACTCAATCTATTTCTGGTTTGAAG GACATAACTGAAAGCTCTAGCACAGGAAATGGTATATCGGGACAGCTTGGTAGGTTCTCAGTGCCAAGAACAGTGAGGACTATTAGTGCGGTCAACACAGTGCCTACTAACTGA
- the LOC106292655 gene encoding uncharacterized protein LOC106292655 has product MALQLGKLTILIGAGLVGSVLAKDGGLPDVSSFVSGAFKMVFRQLKQGEPAKLASKPHSDALTAQVNTLRHELQLLASNRPITIISTGGSGGRKYAVIIIIGVIGYGYVWWKGFKLEDFMFATRRSLSDACNNVGTQIDGFYSSLSGTKRELGSEIDRMDRTLDASSVTIKQTGREVTELRDGTANMKDEVRSVFEAVETLASKVHRIEGNQDLTLKGVGALHAQCLEHKRIQESNKALPSTSSLPALEPAPVTPSSRTLSLPPPSPRESQSPSTPNGARQSNGPLQHTHSMPGLKDINESSSSRETFSNGTHSGEAMGNTTTSSGLFSIFSMPRIVRTRSAVDAVPANSTGPQ; this is encoded by the exons ATGGCTCTTCAGCTCGGGAAGCTCACTATCCTCATCGGTGCAG GTCTTGTTGGGTCAGTGCTTGCTAAAGACGGGGGCTTGCCTGATGTATCCAGTTTCGTCTCCGGTGCTTTTAAG ATGGTATTTAGACAACTGAAACAAGGTGAACCTGCCAAATTAGCCAGCAAGCCTCACAGTGATGCACTTACAGCCCAG GTTAACACTCTTCGGCATGAATTGCAGTTGCTGGCTTCAAACAGGCCTATCACTATAATCTCCACAGGAGGATCAG GTGGCAGAAAGTATGCTGTGATCATTATTATCGGGGTGATAGGTTACGGATATGTATGGTGGAAG GGCTTCAAACTTGAAGATTTTATGTTTGCAACAAGGCGCAGCTTATCAGATGCATGCAATAATGTTGGCACCCAGATCGATGGTTTTTATTCATCCCTCTCG GGTACAAAACGAGAGTTAGGTTCAGAAATTGACAGGATGGATCGTACTTTGGATGCAAGTTCAGTAACTATTAAACAAACAGGAAGAGAG GTGACTGAGTTACGGGATGGAACAGCAAATATGAAGGATGAAGTTAGGTCTGTTTTCGAGGCTGTTGAAACTCTG GCCAGCAAAGTACATCGCATTGAGGGAAATCAG GATCTCACGCTCAAAGGAGTTGGAGCCCTGCATGCTCAGTGTCTCGAGCACAAAAGAATTCAAGAATCCAATAAG GCTTTGCCATCAACTTCGTCACTCCCTGCCCTTGAGCCAGCTCCCGTGACACCTTCATCAAGG ACTCTGTCTTTGCCTCCTCCTTCTCCCCGTGAATCCCAGTCTCCGTCAACCCCTAATGGAGCTCGACAG TCAAATGGTCCACTTCAGCACACTCACTCTATGCCTGGTTTGAAGGATATAAACGAAAGCTCTAGCAGCCGTGAGACTTTCTCCAATGGAACACATTCTGGAGAAGCCATGGGAAACACAACAACAAGTTCAGGCCTGTTTAGTATTTTCTCAATGCCAAGAATAGTGAGGACTCGTAGTGCGGTGGACGCAGTGCCTGCTAACTCAACTGGTCCCCAATAG